From the Oceanobacillus kimchii X50 genome, the window AATGAGCTACTAGTACTGGTATCCCAAATTCAGCTAGAGCAGGTGCAGTCATTGTAGCAGTAATAATATACGCTGGAATAGATGGTAATCCCATTCCCAAAATAATTGAAGCAATCATCGTTAAAAATAGTGTAAAGAATAAAGATCCTGCACCGAAACTAGTAATAGCTGAAGTCATTACGGTACCAAAACTTGTTAAGTTCACAACTCCAATAATAATTCCTACAACCGCACAAGCAACCATTACAGCTAGTGATTGTCTCGCACCGTCTTCTAGTGCCTTAAAAATATCTTTTATCCCCATTCTACTTGTTTTTCGTAGTGCTGCGATAATAATCGTTAACCCAATTGTATAAAGAGCAGCGAATCCAACGGGCACACCCATATAAAGAAAAATGATCAAACCTACAATTGGTAATAGAAGGTGCCCTCTTTCTTTTAATACGTCTTTCACTCTTGGTAAGTCTGCTTTTGGTATTCCTTTAAGGTTTCTTCTTCCCGCTCGAAAATGCACTTGCATGATTACTCCTAAAAAATATAAAATTGCTGGTATCAATGCAGCAAGTGCAATTGTTCCATATGCAATCCCTGTCGTTTCCGCCATAATAAACGCACTTGCACCCATAATCGGAGGCAAAATTTGCCCACCTATTGATGCGCTTGCTTCAACTGCTCCAGAAAAGTTTTTAGAGTAGCCAATTCTCTTCATTAGTGGAATCGTAAATGCTCCAGTTCCAACTACATTTGCTACTGCAGCGCCATTTATACTCCCCATAAATCCACTTGAAATTACAGCTACTTTAGCAGGCCCGCCCTGTTTACTACCAGCTAAGGCCATTGCTAAATCATTGAATAGTTGTCCCATACCAGACTTTGCTAAAAAAGCACCAAAAAGAATAAAAAGGAAGATAAACTGAACAGATGCACCAATCGCTGTTGAAAATAGTCCTTCCGTTTTTAAATATAATTGTCCAAAAATATCTCCTAAATCGAATGGTCTTGTCATTAACATATCAGGCATCCATAGATTATGGCTAAGGAAAGGATATGCTAGAAAGATTAAAGCAAGAATAGGAAGAATCCATCCTGTAACACGCCTAGCAGCTTCTAATACCAAGATGACCGTCAGTATTGCAAATAGTATATCTGCCATATTCGGTATTCCTCCACGTGTGGTCATCAATGCATTGTATTCCATAATTAGATACAGTGCCGAAGCAATACTTAATGTGAACAATATCCAATCATAATATGGTATTTTACCTCGATATTGTTTCTTAAAACTAGGATAGATTAAAAATATTAATGCTATCCCAAATG encodes:
- a CDS encoding TRAP transporter permease yields the protein MSEIQQETIKDGRSTSTQHILEKFDSESRVRNITNKKIALIITLLAILYSLYHVYVTVNPIPALLQRSIHMSFGIALIFLIYPSFKKQYRGKIPYYDWILFTLSIASALYLIMEYNALMTTRGGIPNMADILFAILTVILVLEAARRVTGWILPILALIFLAYPFLSHNLWMPDMLMTRPFDLGDIFGQLYLKTEGLFSTAIGASVQFIFLFILFGAFLAKSGMGQLFNDLAMALAGSKQGGPAKVAVISSGFMGSINGAAVANVVGTGAFTIPLMKRIGYSKNFSGAVEASASIGGQILPPIMGASAFIMAETTGIAYGTIALAALIPAILYFLGVIMQVHFRAGRRNLKGIPKADLPRVKDVLKERGHLLLPIVGLIIFLYMGVPVGFAALYTIGLTIIIAALRKTSRMGIKDIFKALEDGARQSLAVMVACAVVGIIIGVVNLTSFGTVMTSAITSFGAGSLFFTLFLTMIASIILGMGLPSIPAYIITATMTAPALAEFGIPVLVAHLFVFYFGIFANITPPVALAAFAGAGISGGDPMRTGFTSLRLSLAGFLIPYMFVYNPAMLFIDPSGLAVNATEFPFPPIIEVALITVTAIIGIIGFGAALEGFYKMELQWLIRLILGIGSLLLIIPESYTDIIGIIIVILIFGWKTIQYKQETISSTKSAS